tacattttatgaaatgGATTAAACAGCAGTCCTGTTTGTTGAAGGATTCTCAGAAACTTTACTTCTTCAATAGACAACTTGTTTACTTTATCGATATGAAAATGATTGTGTGATATGGATTTGTTTGCAGAAAAGGGTACTTGATGCAAAGAGACCGATCCAAAGTCTTGCAAGATTACCTGATCTTGAATTTgagattgtgaaaaaaatatttgagggGAAACCATCACTTAAAGCCAGTGCCATAACAAAAGACCTTCAAGGGGTAAAGAGCATGgatgaaagacttaagcttCTACAGTCTTTTCTTGTGAGCAAGAAAGAATTCCAACAAGCATCAATCAAAGCAAAGGTACATATTATGTATAATTAACAAATAATGAGTGCAAGTCTTTGCATATTGTTTGTTATCTTGATCAGCAATTCTGCAGTTACAATGCTGTATGTTCCTTCTTACTACTTATATAGTAAGAACTACAGCATAGATTATTTCTTTTGCAAAGCAGATTCCAAGAGGAAACTCTCGACATGCCTCcctatacattttgttttgtaaccTAACTGTTAATCATGATCTTACCTGTAGGTATGCTATGTGTGCATACTGCTATGAGGGCAAGAATTGATAACCATTTATTTATTACTTTGAACAGGGTAACGATTTCCATGTGCACATAGAAGATGGTTCCTTCTGTATCACTCAAGGACGGCGGAGATCACATGGTCCCAACATGATTATGTCATGTGGAGATGAGACATACAAGCTGACACCAAAAGCAGCGAGAGAGCTGATGAAAAGTAGTAAGTATGCAATCTAGATTCAGCCAGTCTTTCCTTACTTTCTGTTACAGATTTTAGTTGAGTTATGCATGATAAATGTTCTTATCAAGTAGGTGCAagtcagtaatttttttctatcCATAGACTTGCAGATGCTATGAACAAATTGGTCAAGTTTTTAAATAGTAAGACAACTTTTCACTTTGAACTTGAATAATAAAATTCtctattttgcaaaatgattgtaatgttaGTGTCCACTGTGATTCGGATACAGAGGCTTCCGCAGGTTAAGAATAAACTACTTCCTGAATTGAAGACATATTGTTTTTGGTACTTTGTTCATTTTACCTGCGACCATGTGCATTGAGGGGGTATTATACATATTAAGTACCTGTTTTAGTCTCAACCTTTTAAGTTGAAATATCTCCTTGACTGAGGCTAGTCCAGTTGTTTTGATATAAGGGATAAAAGTTACTATGGATGACCCTATTAATAGAGGATCcataattttgtacttttgttttAAGTCaatatagtatttaaagaataaaccaattttgacaaaaaaattctgaCTACATCATATTTTGCGTAATAGTTTGCGAAGtgccaatttttaattctgatttCCTCGGACAAAATGAAGATAATATATTGTTTGTTATGGCATATCCACACCATGTGCTTGGATGGAATTTTGTGTGGAACAAAGTCTTACAGTGGATTGTATGAGCTATGACTTTGTTCTTATAcattattattcatttcttcTCTAACCTTACAGAAAGTGATGggaaaaggaaagaaaacaatgaaacaaaatgtgacaaacagaagacaatGAAGAAGCGTAAATGTAAGTGTTTTCCTgactgtgataattttttttcgatATGACATGTGAAAATGTCTTTTCATGTGATATTCGACACAATGCATAAAATGGCCTAAtcaaataatttgtaatattttccatTGCAAATATAGAGGACATTGGTGTGCATAGAGAAAAATAAGGTATTGTTGCTCTTTTTGATCATCAGTAAAGTTGAGCTCTTTATCAATATGACCTGTCatttcccttgacagcatcagACATGCACAAATCATCTGACACTGCAGAGAGGGAAAAACACTCAAAAGTGGTaggaaaacaaaaaactgaTCAAAGGACCAGCAAGGATCGTGGTGAgtttacatatttattattaattaaaaGTAGCTTTGACCATTTGTATGAAGTGGCACCTTTCAGATAAACGTCTGTGAAATTTACTTCATGTAAAACtttcttctgttttttttcCTAGGTGGTGTAGAGCCATCATCACCTTCCAATGCAAGAAAGTTGAAAGGTAATGTCAATATAGTGTGCTTTATTTGAGGGAAATGGGTACACACACTGAAAATTCTCCACATATTTAATTGTAatggtgttaaaattttaaaaaatgtgttcatGGTAAGCATAATGAGGTTAAAAACCATAACTTTCAACTGTTATTATATTGTTTTGAAGTCAGCAATATCAATCACATCAAAATAGTGTATATATTTCCATATTGACACTAGATGTTCATGCACCAGTAAAAAGTGGATTGTTGATCAGAAAATCTTGTATGGAGCAAACTCTTACAGTGGATTGTATGAGCTGATGACTTTGTTCTTATgcattattattcatttcttcTCTAACCTAACAGAAAGTGATGggaaaaggaaagaaaacaatgaaacaaaatgtgacaaacagaagacaacAAAGAAGCGTAAATGTAAGTGTTTTCCTTACAAGcctttcatctcattgattgTGATAATTCTTTTTCACATGTCACAAGAAAGTgtcttttcatttgatattcgACACAATGCATAAAATGGCCTAATCAAATAATTAGTAATATTTTCCATTGCAAATATAGAGGACATTGGTGTACATAGAGAAAAAGAAGATCTTGTTGAGCTCTTTATCAATATGACCTGTCatttcccttgacagcatcagACATGCACAAATCATCTGACACTGCAGAGAGGGAAAAACACTCAAAAGTGGTAGGAAAACAAAAAACCGATCAAAGGACCAGCAAGGATCGTGGTGAGTTTATATTACTTATCTATTATTAATTAAAAGTAACTATGACCATTTGCATGAAGAGGCACCTTTCAGATAAACGTCTGTGGAATTGGAAACTAGGGCACTGAAGACACTAAAAGTTTTTAAGAACTTACATACATTACCTGTAGCATTTAACTTCATGTAAAACTTTCATTCTGTTTTTTTCCTAGGTGGTGCTGAGCCATCATCACCTTCCAATGTAAGAAAGATGAAAGGTAATGTCAATATAGTATGCTTTAGGTGACTGAAATCGAGAAACTTGGAAAATTCTCCCCGTATTTATTGTAAAAGTGTtcaaataaaaatggtgttcTTGATAAGCAAAATGATGACAAGCGAATGAACTTAATGTATATTTCAACTGATATTATATTGTTTTGAAGTTAGCAATAGCAATCACATCAAAGTAGTGTATATATTCCCATATTTACACTTTATGTGCATGCATTAATAAATATTGATTGGATCATCTTGTGTGAAGCAAAGTCTTACAGTGGATTGTATGAGCTGATGATTTTGTTCTTATAcattattattcatttcttcTCTAACCTTACAGAAAGTGATGggaaaaggaaagaaaacaatgaaacaaaatgtgacaaacagaagacaatGAAGAAGCGTAAATGTAAGTGTTTTCCTgactgtgataatttttttttcgatatgACATGTGAAAATGTCTTTTCATGTGATATTCGACACAATGCATAAAATGGCCTAAtcaaataatttgtaatattttccatTGCAAATATAGAGGACATTGGTGTACATAGAGAAAAAGAAGATCTTGTTGAGCTCTTTATCAATATGACCTGTCatttcccttgacagcatcagACATGCACAAATCATCTGACACTGCAGAGAGGGAAAACACTCAAAAGTGGTAGGAAAACAAAAAACCGATCAAAGGACCAGCAAGGATCATGGTGAGTTTACTTATCTATTATTAATTAAAAGTAACTATGACCATTTGCATGAAGAGGCACCTTTCAGATAAACGTCTGTGGAATTGGAAACTAGGGCACTGAAGACACTAAAAGTTTTTAAGAACTTACATACATTACCTGTAGCATTTAACTTCATGTAAAACTTTCATTCTGTTTTTTTTCCTAGGTGGTGCTGAGCCATCATCACCTTCCAATGCAAGAAAGTTGAAAGGTAATGTCAATATAGTTTGCTTTATGTGAGTGAAATGGGTACACACTGAGAAAATTCTTAACGTATCGACAATTTGGTGATAGGGATACAAGTATTGCTACCAATTTCAGCACGAATGAAATCTATGAAGCTCTATTCAATGGTTTAAATGAACTGCATTGATTGGTTGGCAAGTTGTGCCAAATGAAGAATGATACAGATGGTTACATGATGAAAATTAGTTTTAATAGTTTCCATTTGCAAAGCAGCAGgcatatatttaaattatgattaaccaaattttacaataaatgtATCAAGCAAAGGATGGTTTATTCAACCTGAAGTATTCCCAAAATATCTAGCTATTTAAATTTGTTTATGTCTATCCTTTTATGTAGgtgaattgaaatttcattgtttttacacGTACAGTAGCTGATATTGGATGCTGAAATCAATTTATTACCAGTATGAAGTAAAAATTACAGGGAGATTTATAAATAATGGTGCTTTTAAGACGAAAATGTTCACATTTACTTCTTTAAGTATATGTGAAATATCTATTAGTACTAAAAgcttataaatatgaaaatgttttcactgtttaaatgtaaaacctatatcaaaatttcaaaggacACATATGCACTTATAAACATGTAATTGTGGTATTATTATGTCCGGTTTGTTCTGCAGATTCAGAGTCAGTGTCACAATCAAGTGAAAGAAATGGAATCAATAGTGAaggtaaatgatgaaaattaatgttttactCTGACACTTTGAAATGTAAGTAATAGCAATAGCCTTTTAACAAACCTCCATCTATGTATTTCAAATCATGCTACAACTGCCTCAAAATAGGCGTTAtcataaattgttcaaatttcttgaTACAAAAACAGTATTAGTAAGTAACTGGTTTATCCAAATATTATGTGAAGTACTTTGTTTAGTgcaatgcacacacacacacactacagaTGCCCTTACCTTTGTATCAAACTCTCTTTCCAGATGACTTTCATTTTGAAGAAGTGAGATTTCTATCCACTGATGGTGTTTGGGACAAATTGAAGGAAGGGCAGATGCTTCTTTGTAGACCATTCAAACAAAAAGATTACAATCCAGAAGATCCTTTCATATTCAGACTCCTCAGCAAATCGGCAAAGAACAAGAGATTTCAAGGCTTACTTATGTGTGGGGAGCTGGAGGGAAATTATAAGGATGGTGATCAGGTTTGGGCCAGAAGTCAATGTCATGTAGAAGTCCGTGTTGACAGGGTTATGGCAATTATTTCATGGGAAATGGGATCCTCAATGCCTGTTGGTTTGGCAAACAAGATAAGGGAAATATACTAAAACATTACTTGCATAAATTGAAATATACAGTAACAGAAATGTCAGTGACCAACAATGTTTCAGCACATACAAGATTAAGTTCAATTCTTTTCAATAATACTGATGAGAAAATAGCTTTTACTTGACTTAGACCTTAATCATCAAGGTgtaatgttcaaaattttaatcaGAGAGAATTTCGTCAGTAGTTGTTCATTATTATTTGATTACCAACACATTTGCTTGCCAAAGTTTAATGTAGTAAAAATAaaagaacaaataaaattcttaccttttcaaaactttacTTTCTCTGTCTATGTTGTAAGCAATATTGGATGTCAGATGACACACATACTGCAATATACATCACCTAATTGATATTCTGTGGCGAAGGCTTTCATGCTTTCCTTCATTAATATGTCATTATTTATCATGGCGAAAGAAATGGTTCATGTCAATTATATTGCatgaatcttttattttgaTGAGAACCTCAGTATTAGTAAGTAATCAGTAGACAGTAAACCTACTTCTAATGTAAGGATTACAAGTACAGTGTCTGGATTTCCAGATGGCAAGAATGGTATCATGATTTACAGGTTGCAAATGTGGTGTCTTGATTTCCACATTGCAAGTACAGTATCAGTAATTCCAGAatg
This DNA window, taken from Ptychodera flava strain L36383 chromosome 4, AS_Pfla_20210202, whole genome shotgun sequence, encodes the following:
- the LOC139130888 gene encoding protein FAM133-like, which produces MSDWDYIMLIRDAIKKEFTDGCTPGRDTKSNQFWRKLYAMLGFKYEKRVLDAKRPIQSLARLPDLEFEIVKKIFEGKPSLKASAITKDLQGVKSMDERLKLLQSFLVSKKEFQQASIKAKGNDFHVHIEDGSFCITQGRRRSHGPNMIMSCGDETYKLTPKAARELMKSKSDGKRKENNETKCDKQKTMKKRKSSDMHKSSDTAEREKHSKVVGKQKTDQRTSKDRGGVEPSSPSNARKLKESDGKRKENNETKCDKQKTTKKRKSSDMHKSSDTAEREKHSKVVGKQKTDQRTSKDRGGAEPSSPSNVRKMKESDGKRKENNETKCDKQKTMKKRKSSDMHKSSDTAERENTQKW